The proteins below are encoded in one region of Desulfobacterales bacterium:
- a CDS encoding B12-binding domain-containing radical SAM protein → MRTVKVLLVVPDVESFPRPPAPTSPHVGLAYISAILEKHGHQVRVLDLRLAGNHDKLIPTIKRFSPEFIGISSYSIMYSAIYDLAQQAKQAVAGVTVVIGGPHVGSFGRRVLEESVFDCAVRGEGEYTMLDLCAGKPHAGIPGLLWRDGDRIVENERRCPIVDLDALPFPDYSKFELDRYLDKKLIVVSSRGCIKKCLYCTIRYTMGPQFRGRSPKNIVDEIEYWYRSPGRYRFFQFSDDCFSADIERAEAVCDEIIGRGLKIGWELRNGIMVNRVDRRLLQKMKDSGCRLIAWGIESIHPEDLRNIKKGITPNQVREALRISHEVGIKNSGFFIVGLPGDTYEKFKKNYEFAKSLPLSEVRFYNTTPYPSTELYDWVNEKAHWLVPPETFLNDYHANCDEPSFETDEFPRADRLKALKMGRKLVLRLILKNEFGPLIGTIAYQFVRIPFLQEQILRLGAQVFGLWRRLGKLVGREPI, encoded by the coding sequence ATGAGAACAGTTAAGGTCCTGCTGGTTGTCCCTGATGTGGAGTCGTTCCCCCGGCCGCCGGCGCCCACCTCGCCCCATGTGGGGTTGGCCTATATCTCGGCCATCCTGGAGAAACACGGCCACCAGGTTCGGGTGCTGGACCTGCGGCTGGCCGGCAACCACGACAAGCTCATTCCGACCATTAAGCGGTTTAGTCCGGAATTTATCGGCATATCGAGCTACAGCATCATGTACAGCGCCATCTATGACCTGGCCCAACAGGCCAAGCAAGCCGTGGCCGGCGTTACGGTGGTGATCGGCGGACCCCATGTGGGCAGTTTCGGCCGGCGGGTGCTGGAGGAGTCGGTGTTCGACTGCGCGGTTCGCGGCGAGGGCGAGTACACCATGCTCGATCTCTGCGCCGGCAAGCCCCATGCCGGGATCCCCGGGCTGCTCTGGCGGGACGGCGACCGGATCGTGGAGAACGAGCGGCGCTGTCCCATCGTTGATCTCGATGCACTGCCCTTTCCCGACTATAGCAAATTCGAACTGGACCGGTATCTCGACAAGAAGCTGATCGTGGTCAGTTCGCGGGGCTGCATCAAGAAATGTCTCTACTGCACGATCCGCTATACCATGGGGCCCCAGTTCCGGGGCAGAAGCCCGAAAAATATTGTCGATGAGATCGAATACTGGTACCGCAGCCCGGGCCGATATCGATTTTTCCAGTTCAGCGACGATTGCTTTTCCGCGGATATCGAAAGGGCGGAAGCGGTATGCGACGAGATCATCGGCCGCGGCCTGAAGATCGGCTGGGAACTGCGCAACGGCATTATGGTCAACCGGGTGGACCGGCGGCTCCTGCAGAAGATGAAGGATTCCGGCTGCCGGCTGATCGCCTGGGGGATCGAATCGATTCATCCCGAGGACCTGCGCAACATCAAGAAGGGGATCACCCCCAACCAGGTGCGGGAGGCCCTGCGTATCTCCCACGAGGTGGGGATCAAGAACAGTGGTTTCTTTATTGTCGGCCTGCCCGGCGACACCTATGAAAAGTTTAAAAAGAATTATGAGTTTGCCAAGTCGCTGCCGCTAAGCGAGGTCCGTTTTTATAACACCACCCCCTATCCGTCCACCGAGCTCTACGACTGGGTCAATGAAAAGGCCCACTGGCTGGTACCGCCGGAAACCTTTTTAAACGACTATCATGCCAACTGCGACGAGCCCAGCTTTGAGACCGACGAGTTCCCCAGGGCCGATCGGCTCAAGGCCTTGAAGATGGGACGCAAGCTTGTCCTCCGGCTGATATTGAAGAATGAGTTCGGTCCCCTGATCGGCACCATCGCCTATCAGTTCGTCCGGATTCCCTTCCTGCAGGAGCAGATTCTCCGGCTGGGGGCCCAGGTGTTCGGCCTGTGGCGGCGGCTGGGCAAGCTTGTCGGCCGGGAACCGATATGA
- a CDS encoding IS630 family transposase — MRVRKAKLTISEKDQKQLETIARSRTEPANKIQRAKILLMYVEGEKITKITQQVNATRPLVYRAIDKALDFGALQSLADLKRSGRSRKIDDSAKKWVLSLACQKPTDYGYAAETWTYSKLVQHIQKHAAENGHQCLQKISRSQVYDILNKGEIKPHKIRYYLERRDPNFEEKMTDVLHVYKDVEIINQSPDDEKESTTISYDEKPGIQAIKNIAAQLQPVPGEHSMIARDYEYKRLGTVSLLGGIDLHTGEIHALVRDRHRSREFIEFLKIIDAKYPDDWIIRLVLDNHSAHISKETRNFLKTRPNRFHFVFTPKHGSWLNLIESVFSKMARSFLRHIRVDTKEELVNRIYQGIAEINKAPVVYRWRYKMDEITVA; from the coding sequence ATGAGAGTACGCAAAGCGAAACTTACAATATCGGAGAAAGATCAAAAACAACTTGAAACAATTGCCCGCAGTCGCACGGAGCCAGCCAACAAAATTCAGCGTGCTAAAATCCTGCTCATGTACGTAGAAGGTGAAAAAATAACCAAAATAACACAGCAAGTTAACGCTACACGGCCTTTAGTTTACCGGGCAATAGACAAGGCGTTAGATTTTGGGGCATTGCAATCATTGGCTGACTTGAAACGTTCCGGGCGCTCACGAAAGATAGACGACAGCGCCAAGAAATGGGTACTCTCCTTAGCCTGCCAGAAGCCGACGGATTACGGTTATGCAGCCGAGACCTGGACCTATAGCAAACTTGTTCAACATATACAAAAACATGCGGCAGAAAACGGGCATCAGTGTTTGCAAAAAATCAGCAGAAGCCAGGTGTATGACATTTTAAACAAAGGTGAAATCAAGCCCCACAAAATCCGTTATTATCTTGAACGCCGTGATCCTAATTTTGAAGAAAAAATGACCGATGTTCTTCATGTATACAAGGATGTAGAAATAATTAACCAGTCTCCAGACGACGAAAAGGAAAGCACAACAATCTCCTATGATGAGAAGCCCGGAATCCAGGCGATAAAAAATATCGCGGCCCAATTGCAACCAGTTCCCGGGGAACATTCCATGATCGCGAGAGACTATGAATATAAGCGTTTGGGCACAGTCTCGCTATTGGGTGGGATTGATCTCCACACCGGCGAAATACATGCTTTAGTTCGTGACCGGCACAGGAGTCGTGAATTCATAGAGTTTCTCAAAATCATTGATGCGAAATATCCGGACGATTGGATTATCAGGTTAGTGTTGGATAATCATTCAGCACACATTTCTAAAGAAACACGAAACTTCTTGAAAACAAGACCAAACCGATTCCATTTTGTGTTTACACCCAAGCATGGCTCGTGGCTAAATCTTATCGAATCGGTTTTCAGCAAAATGGCCAGATCATTCCTGCGACATATCCGGGTAGATACAAAAGAGGAACTCGTCAACCGCATCTATCAAGGTATCGCAGAAATTAATAAGGCTCCTGTTGTCTACCGGTGGCGATACAAAATGGATGAAATTACCGTCGCCTAA
- a CDS encoding class I SAM-dependent methyltransferase — protein MEKNIYPLIKRLTTAHKMKLLFGMLKGIPLDRPRILEFGAGSGMATVRLLERFGGRATLIDYSPEAKFFFDDLEKDQLEIEYILGDLFALDLSGAYDIVFSDGLVEHFQGKKLDELISKHRQFLARDGHVLIIVPRHCFYILLRDRLIANDLFFNLVLKRLGISKPSYGYEKLYTQGELTELCRKGGLEVVRVRNTYKTVCILGRKIDDSAGATG, from the coding sequence GTGGAAAAAAACATATACCCCTTGATCAAGCGGCTGACCACTGCGCACAAGATGAAACTGTTGTTCGGCATGCTCAAGGGGATTCCGCTTGACCGTCCCCGGATCCTGGAATTCGGGGCCGGTTCCGGCATGGCCACGGTCCGGTTGCTGGAGCGGTTCGGCGGCCGGGCGACCCTGATTGATTATTCGCCCGAGGCAAAGTTTTTTTTCGATGACCTTGAAAAGGACCAGCTTGAGATTGAGTACATCCTCGGCGATCTCTTTGCCCTGGATCTATCCGGTGCCTATGACATTGTTTTCAGTGACGGCCTGGTGGAGCATTTCCAGGGGAAAAAACTTGATGAACTGATCAGCAAACATCGTCAGTTCCTGGCCAGGGACGGCCATGTCCTGATCATCGTCCCGCGCCACTGTTTTTATATCCTTCTGCGGGACCGGCTCATTGCCAATGATCTCTTCTTTAATCTGGTGTTGAAACGGCTGGGGATCTCCAAGCCATCGTACGGCTACGAGAAGCTTTATACCCAGGGCGAGTTAACGGAACTCTGCCGCAAAGGCGGCCTGGAGGTTGTCAGGGTCAGGAACACCTATAAAACGGTCTGTATTCTGGGGCGCAAGATAGATGATTCGGCCGGGGCAACGGGCTAG
- a CDS encoding bifunctional class I SAM-dependent methyltransferase/glycosyltransferase family 2 protein, which produces MKTKELKRAHFDRLAPQRDRWKEKNRYYYDDLEELLSFLVPPGRSVLEVGCSTGDLLAHLRPKRGLGIDFSKDMIAMAREKYPRSQYPFLSFIRDDVEDLQLKGETFAYVIMSDLIGELTDIGTAFRNLARVTTPESRLIITYFNALWEPILGLGEKLGLKMPQDHQNWLSPADIENLLALNGFEVIKKGERLLFPKRIPILARLVNTYLARLPLVRKLCLGTYLVARPRPETRPPRDYSVTVVIPCRNERGNIRAAVARIPEMGSHTEIIFVDGNSSDGTVEEIEAVIKEYRDRREIKLLHQVEPGSDNGSGHGRMLKLGKGDAVRKGFAAASGEILMILDADLTVPPEDLPKFYQALQEGHGELINGTRLVYPMEKEAMRFLNKLGNKFFSMLFTWFLDQRIKDTLCGTKVLFKKDYDKIAENRSFFGDFDPFGDFDLLFGAVKQNLKIVEVPIRYRERTYGDIKIDRFRHGLLLLKMSFVAMKKLKFR; this is translated from the coding sequence TTGAAGACAAAAGAACTGAAAAGAGCGCACTTCGACCGGCTGGCCCCGCAACGCGACCGCTGGAAAGAAAAAAACCGCTATTATTACGATGACCTTGAAGAGCTGCTCTCCTTCCTGGTCCCGCCGGGCCGGAGTGTCCTCGAGGTGGGCTGCTCGACCGGGGACCTGCTCGCCCATCTCCGGCCTAAACGCGGGCTTGGGATCGACTTTTCCAAGGACATGATCGCCATGGCCAGGGAAAAATATCCCCGGTCGCAATACCCGTTCCTCTCCTTTATCCGGGACGACGTGGAGGACCTCCAGCTCAAGGGGGAGACCTTTGCCTATGTCATCATGTCCGATCTCATCGGTGAGTTGACCGACATCGGCACGGCATTCCGTAATCTGGCACGGGTCACCACGCCGGAATCCCGCTTGATCATCACCTATTTCAATGCGTTGTGGGAGCCGATTCTCGGGCTGGGAGAAAAACTGGGTCTTAAGATGCCCCAGGACCATCAGAACTGGCTGTCCCCGGCCGATATCGAGAACCTCCTCGCCCTGAACGGATTCGAGGTTATTAAAAAAGGAGAGCGGCTGCTGTTCCCCAAAAGGATCCCGATCCTTGCCCGGCTGGTCAATACCTACCTGGCCAGGCTGCCCCTGGTGAGAAAACTGTGCCTCGGCACCTACCTGGTAGCCCGGCCGCGGCCAGAAACGCGGCCACCGCGGGACTATTCCGTCACAGTGGTCATCCCCTGCCGGAACGAACGGGGCAATATCAGGGCCGCGGTGGCAAGAATCCCGGAGATGGGCAGCCACACGGAGATCATCTTTGTAGACGGCAACTCCAGCGACGGCACGGTGGAGGAGATCGAGGCGGTGATTAAAGAATACCGGGATCGCAGGGAGATCAAGCTGCTCCACCAGGTCGAACCGGGCTCCGACAACGGCAGCGGACATGGACGGATGCTCAAGCTGGGCAAGGGAGATGCGGTGCGCAAGGGTTTTGCCGCGGCCAGCGGCGAGATACTGATGATCCTGGACGCCGATCTGACCGTACCGCCCGAGGACCTGCCAAAATTCTACCAGGCCCTGCAGGAAGGGCACGGCGAACTCATCAACGGCACCCGGCTGGTCTATCCCATGGAAAAGGAGGCAATGCGCTTTCTCAACAAACTGGGCAACAAGTTTTTCAGCATGCTCTTCACCTGGTTCCTGGACCAGCGGATCAAGGACACCCTGTGCGGGACAAAGGTCCTGTTCAAAAAAGACTATGACAAGATCGCCGAAAACCGTTCATTTTTCGGCGATTTCGATCCGTTCGGCGATTTCGATCTCCTGTTCGGGGCGGTCAAACAGAATCTCAAAATTGTCGAGGTGCCGATCCGATACCGGGAACGGACCTACGGCGATATCAAGATCGACCGGTTCCGGCACGGCCTGCTGCTCCTCAAGATGAGCTTCGTTGCCATGAAGAAGCTTAAATTCCGCTAG